The DNA window gtatatttattcaaataaataatataatataatgtggtGTAATGCCTTACTTCACGACTCGTGAGAGTCGGTATTCCACAATCCTCCCGCCCTGAGAcccttaataatatataataatataattaattttaatttttaatactaatatattatattgatataattatattaatatattaaatatttaatacatttatatattaataagacagttaaaaggaaataagcgacattttggtcaaaaataaatttaatatgctattattttttcaatctctttgactgaatattgtgTGAATATCAGTACATTATTCTCACATAATTGTACCAACGAAATAATCAAAAATTGTACTGTAAACCTGCTTGGAAAGGgattcttgctcgttcttctccataggaatctacactttggaacgagcaaatagcttcactaaaaGACTGACCGACAtacagacattttattttaatatggtaACATTTGCTtagacgttcaaaagtgctttcccggtctatttgaaataaataattttgactttgtctttgtcatgtgtatttttcattgacttatatattttttccattgTGCACAGTTCCAACATTGGATGCCACATCAGAGTGCAGCCGTGCCAGTCCCAGTGACTGCGCCAAATCAGCACATTTGGCACAACGGCCAGTCGGCCGGATGGCCAGCGCCAGCGGTGAGACCTCAGGGTCTCCCAGCCGCAAACAAGAAGCCTAAACGTGTAAGAACCGCGTTTACAACGGATCAACTGTCGGCACTAGAGAACGAGTTTAAGTTGGCTCCTTTTTTGAACCGAACACGTCGGCTCCAGTTAGCCGATATATTGCAACTTAACGAGACCACCATTAAGATTTGGTTTCAAAATCGCCGTATGAAGGAGAAAAAGGACCGAGCAGAGAGCCAAAGCCCTTCCAGTGATAGTACTGATAATATCGAGGGGCCAATACTGCACTATCCGGTCGTGGCCCCAAGTTACCCAGAAGCAACTATGCCGACGACACCAAATTTAGTGCCACAACAACCTCAATACTCCCTGTTTGGTACTCAAGCCATTATTCCTCCGGGCAATATACCGACACAACCTTACCAAGAAGAAGTGCAAGCTCCTCCACAAGTAGAAGCACGATGTCTACTGGTATCACAGGAGCTGCCAGCTCCAATTGTACCCGATGAGATGTATAACTTTTTGTGGCCTAATGAGACTGAAAATCAACTGTTAACTTCATTGTAATGTTACTTAATcttgctaaaaataaatattctgttgAGCGTAAAgcaaatgttatgtttattaaaccatccctactaatgttataaataggATAGTTTGTATacgttgtatgtttgtttgaaaccgtttttatgtttgtttgataCTCCTTCAGGCAAAacgggatcggaatgaaattttgAACTGGGGTATATAAAGCTGCTGACATAAACTAGTTTTACATATACAGGGTGACATTGAaatcgacgtattcctctcggcaGGTGAGAATACAacaaatttcctacaaaatactccctggtccgaaagtggctagtttctgagatattcaccATTTTTGGTTTGGAATTAAATCCCGAATTGacatcaaaaacatcaataaataaaaaaatactggtttcaTTTAAGTGGTTTTGCTTTTAATCAGTTGCAAATACatcaacaataatttattaacacaaAGAATGgctaaaattttgttttgtttctctaATTTAGTCTATAGAAAAccggatttattttaaatagcttctgcccgcgactccgtccgcgcggatgtcggtcttcgcgtggaagttttatttctccattttgagtaactgtgaaaatgacatcttataaatatctattggacccaaatacggcaaggcccataataattaaggagatccctctattgagctactactgttgagcagaataaaactgaaaaataaagattttttctacgtatttttccaggataaaaagtaacctattttatgtccaggataataagttaattataccaagtttcatcgaaatcaaaccgttagttttcacgtgatgcctgaacatatacagggttaaagggtaagtcgacctaaatcctttaagacgtgatagtttacatcattcctgactgatttgaccatgggaccccatatcccaaacttaaccgttttcaaattatcggcattttaacttttttgataaaatttcccatttttttggctatttctcccttgttttgtctttggtggctaaattttgttttgtttttgcttttttgtgtagtagattagttgctttattatttagaaaactaaaactgtaaataactgtaccaactgagtcgtagcagacgatcgaatgttaaaaaagtaaataaatttgtgacaagttgtttttctttgtaagatatttaaaaaaaagtctatgacaactgttctgcaaatgtgcgttaaaatatctacaattcttcagctttctgataaggtataacatgatagggaataatttgaattctttgccaaaacatcgaggaagtactacaaggtagtaataagaatatcgatatttaagcttcaaatttaacttgagtcagataacaaaataaaacaaactggttcacttcacttcagaaggagtgtcagggagtggcttttttttgagtggagaaaatcatccaatgtcttctcccaccttgggcgaggcgagagggagtgtcagactcttactgactaaaaaccaccctgttccttctcttgcttttcgagccggagccccggtaaacccgctaggtagtccgcagctccgggtcagaaaaaaatatttttaactgcaTCAGTTTatccctactgggccccatcggTGTTGGTCttatggctctttgaggtgcacacataaaaatccataggggTCAGGTCTGAACTTCTAGCTGGCCACGGTACAGGTCCGCCTCACCCGATCCACTTATTGGGATAATTAGTGTCCAGTAATCAAtagggcctgcggacggcgagcaagggtagctcaccgcccgaacagaaccagacctgtgcgtgcgacgcgtagcgttccgcgcgcgcctcaaagagccatcagaccaccacagatggagcccagtagggctgatgcctgatccggagctgcggactacctagcgggtttaccggggctccggctcgaaaagcaggagaaggaacagggtggtttttagtcagtaagagtctgacactccctcgcctcgcccaaggtgggagaagacattggatgattttctccactcaaaaaaaagccactccctgacactccttctgaagtgaagtgaaccagtttgttttattttgttatctgactcaagttaaatttgaagcttaaatattgatattcttattactaccttgtagtacttcatcgatgttttggcaaagaattcaaattattccctatcatgttataccttatcagaaagctgaagaattgtagatattttaacgcacatttgcagaacagttgtcatagacttttttttaaatatcttacaaagaaaaacaacttgtcacaaatttatttacttttttaacattcgatcgtctgctacgactcagttggtacagttatttacagttttagttttctaaataataaagcaactaatctactacacaaaaaagcaaaaacaaaacaaaatttagccaccaaagacaaaacaagggagaaatagccaaaaaaatgggaaattttatcaaaaaagttaaaatgccgataatttgaaaacggttaagtttgggatatggggtcccatggtcaaatcagtcaggaatgatgtaaactatcacgtcttaaaggatttaggtcgacttaccctttaaccctgtatagacagacagacaaaaaaataataatcacatatttgggtttggtatcgacccagtagcaccctgctatttattttttctatattttcaatgaacagaattgacccttctacagatttattatagcccgcgacttcgttcgtgtggaatagtgacttccggcaaatttttggttttaaccacatagttcccgatttcgcgggatctcttcaaaaatgagatgtggaaaatattctagggaactcctcaaaaatcaacataatgagctctgcatttgaatttaatagatgtatactcacttagggcattgaaaaaatagtttaaaaacggacttaaactaaagaaatattataatctttccgaacttaagatgaaaactaacttaaaactaaagaactaaagaaagctacgaattacgaatttataacaattaaaaaagaaattatattacaacctatcctcaatgctataataccaagccaaaccaagcttaaactaaataatttaaaagaaacgacttaaatctaattaatttataaattatagacttacaattttattaaacaaactaactacagtaactactaataatcgatatcaaactaaacctacgttaaataatttaaccaggaaaacccaacaaataaactttttaatagacaaatacaacgaaaccaatttagaatatacgaaacagcaggaccactgcagacaaataatcatacgacttatagtacactatttccacaacagtaccgaagcgctcggccgatacccaacaaatactaataataaaaacgatagaaaacaaataaaaactatcctatgtcctttctaaggttctaaactatatctgtaccaaatttcaaccaaatccgtcaaacagttgcggagattaatggtataagcatagaatgttcgacgtgattctttaatttgacataacttttttatttatgaaccgattgacatgaaacaaacactaaatgtaaatttaagcatcccacaatatattcgtgaaaaccgcatccaaatcggatcagccgtttctgagattagcgcgcacagacgaacagacaaacagacaaacagacaaacagacaaacagacaaacagacaaaaaaaaagttaattacatttttgggttcgacatcgacataacaataacccctgctattttttttatttttattttcaatgtacagacagcacttttctacgattttattatatgtatagaaaaaacGTTGACGTAAAGGATGAATACcggaaaaataacaaatgcatTTTTTGCTTGAATTTTTTGACACTCTCAAAGTTTGTTTCAAGTCTGAGCGAAACgtaaataatagattattagaCATTATTTTTGAATGCCTCTTTAATTATTACCGAAAGTACTAAGCCTGTAGTGATTCCTATAGACACCCATCATAAGCCATTATTCAATCTAAATTTGTCGAAATTCGAAGAATATGCCATAACATcacaaaacgtttattttttcgTGGAAACTATTCAGCTACGAAATCTGAACTTGATCAATTACCAGTTTGATTGATTCAATTCCCAGTAAACAAAAGAGTCAAATAACTTCatttctttgaataaaaatacccgttttgctttgtattttattaaaaactatcgATAAACGAACAAAATTTAActcatattacatttttaatactttttttttatccacACCTGTACCTAGAATACTTAAAGATGTCATTAGCTTACGAACCCTTAAATTATTTCTCTGAGATGATTAATTCATTCTCGGATTTAATGATAATTAGTTAAGTATTCATTAggagtaatttaatgatctacCCCGACTGTGGATTTTATAGCACGTACCTACACATTATAAAAGTGCATACATGTACtcgtataatataaaaagctgagataactataattttatttacagtatggagatcactcatatgatttaaataaaattaaaagtttcaaaATTTACTTCATACAACATTACAGACACAAATATCTGAAGTCCCACCAAAATACAGTACTAAAATATCCCAATATTACCTGGAATAACTTGATCACCGCTATACCTAGTCTTGCCatgaatattgtaataaataaaaaaatatttttaactgcaAATAACGTTTATTACTTTAACAGTGTGttagtttaatacataaatatacaacaattaaaaatataaaaagcttaTTCGAAGTGGTCTCCATTGGCTGCAATACAGTCCTTTAAACGTTGAGGCCAGTTATCAATAGAAGCACGCACTCTTTCCATGGAAAAATTCTTCACTGCCAATCGTATAGATTCTTTTAGGGACTCCAAATTATCATGGCGTGTTGGCTTTTCGCCCTGTTGAACCTGCTTACCCTCTTTTGGGGGTCGACGTACACACACGTGTCGTAGCCTGCGCCGGAGACGCTAGCCGTTCGGCAGAGTGACTCAGCATCACTGCAGCGCCCGCACGTGGCGATGACTCAAAACTGCTAACATGCATTAGCTGCACCGCGGTATTTGTTGGCGTCATCGGTGCGCAGTGTTGGTAACCCACTTACAACGACAGTGTCGCGTAATGCCAATAGTTCCGCACGGAGTTCTCCGATGGTATTTTCTGATGGCATCAGCTTGGACTGTACCTCAGCCAGGCTTGTCTTCAAGGATATGATGTCCTTGAGTAGCCTGGTAACGTCGACGTTATCAAAGGTGACAGGGGGCAGCTTGTGCAATTCCTTTGCCACGAATGCAGGCACGTCGTCAGGATCTGTCACCTTCAGCAAGGTGATAATGTCTTGCACACTTTTTTCCGTTCACTCTCTTCGGCGAACTGGTCGCTACTTATGTCTTCCTCCTTGAAGTTAGATTTGCAGATTTGCAAGATGCTAACCTCATCCATCGTGTCGATGGCATGCTGAATAAATGCCGGCAACTCATTGGCTATGAGTGGTTGGGTACTCATAGTAAGGCAGGCTGCGGCTAGTGCCGCGCGATTCGCGAGTTTTGTAAACGCGACCGTATACGAGCGCGCTTCGCACTGCAATGAGCACATTTTTAAGTGTAACAGGTAATAGTATTTATGGCCAGACTAAATATTTAATGCCGTGTCGGACCAGTTGCAAGTTGCTTCGGATGATGCAAGAGTTTTTAGGAAATCTGTTGCCGACCTTCAAATAGCTATTTGCTATGTGTGTTATGATATCATCGCGTCAAGTTAAAAAAGCTGTCtatgtaaaacatgttttttttgaattttatgtaaaattttgatAATTGTATTTCTTAAAAAACCGGCCAAATGCGAGttggactcgcccatgaagggttagCAGCAAGAAgatgacataattataaaagaacttggttttacatagtgtttgtatgaatgaCATATCTTCATTTATATTtggttgaaaataataataatttttatttatttttttattttatttttttatttttgtttattggccaaccaacaattgtttacactgataacaattaaagtaattatgtaatatcttaGGTTAgtgtaacaatttattacagGTTAGCACCGCATGCCCCATGAACAAATAAGATGTGCCACAAGCACATACAAATAAAGCCTAATATACTAACATAGAGatgtaaaacatacaaaaaccataatttatctacaataggaaaataattagaatcacatcgaaacattaaaaaaattaaaaaccaaaacaaaatcgaattcaaaattacaatcaaaacaacaatcataaatcaaaattaaaatcaaaacaaagcaACAATCAAGAATTAAAATCGAAATTattagtcaaataaataaataaaaattactatcaatattacaatccagattaattaaacattaatattaatatcaatttaaatccaaatcaaaatcaaaagtcAGATCATAATCACAATCAAAAGCACGAAAttccaaatttaattaaaattagaataaatgtaacaaaacaaacaaatcaatcaaaatttagaaaaaacatagaaataaacgtaaaaaacatacaaatacaataaagaataaattacactatattaaaatcaaaattcaaattaaatatttaattaatttaagcatatactttatttagttttctcactctcttattttaaaagttagaaactcatttttccactttggaagcgtctatctttcaaacgattgattttgacaaaaAGTGGTTtgagaaaccttaatgtctttttaaagcCCTATTCATAGACACCCGTCACGGTtatgttagatgaaaaaaaaatatcagttccatgtatggagtgcccccttaaatttttaaatttttattcaaaattcgaatagcggttaccagaatacaccAACCTACAAAGATTCAACTATGTACGCTCAAcagttttagaaataaattgctgtgacatacggatggagagacagacatgacgaatctataagggttccgttttttaccaTTTGGCCATGGAACCCTAAAAAATGCGTTACTTAAATGAACATACAaagatttttaagaaatatggaCATTTAGTAATGACATGTAATTGTTAATTAAGTTAATGACAATGATATAAAAGTATGGGCAAAGTATGGATTAACGCATTCCTATAGAACAGGACGCGGACACGAAATGTTGGAAAGCTTCAGAGCTACCTATTACAGCACCCTAAAGCATTctttattttgaaaagaaatagattaaaatacCATGGATGTACTCATGCAAATGGATTCCAATCTAGAGCGCCTACAAACTATATTTCCTATTTTAGATACTCGTATTGGTCGGATAAACATAACATCTATTTCGAATTGTTTAATGTCACCAATCATTTTAAGAATAGAATGAAATTATTGGAACTCATTAAAAATACCTTGTATTACGAAACACCCACAAAGACAATAGATAagaataataatctattttatttcgGACTTGCATTTGCTAATCACTCATCTTATCATACCTTTAGCCCGTTACCTAATTACACTATCATTAAGGGTTGCAAATATAAGTAGAACACTTTCTCTAGTGTCGTCATAGCAAACTGCGCCCTCACAGAGTACGTTACTCTCCTCCAGTGTATTTCCGTCCCAGTCAATCTTTATCATAAGATGAACCCACCGACTCAATCACCAGCGTTTCACATCGCAGGCAATGGTTTCGCTGCAACGGCCTCGACAGGTCCAAcggtaatataattatttcttattcttGCATTTATGctcttttattaatttcatatgaTTTCTGATCGTAACAAAAGTAACTGGCGCTAAAATGCCGTTTTTGACCCTCTAGTTGACTTCTTGGTTTCCCCAAAGCACCTGCTTTTGAAGTCATGTGTATTTTTCCTtgacttacatattttttctattgtcCACAGTTCCAACATTGGATGCCACATCAGAGTGCAGCCGTGTCAGTCCCAGTGACTGCGCCAAATCAGCACATTTGGCACAACGGACAGTCGGCCGGATGGCCAGCGCCAGCGGTGAGACCTCAGGGTCTCCCAGCCGCAAACAAGAAGCCTAAACGTGTAAGAACCGCGTTTACAACGGATCAACTGTCGGCACTAGAGAACGAGTTTAAGTTGGCTCCTTTTTTGAACCGAACACGTCGGCTCCAGTTAGCCGATATGTTGCAACTTAACGAGCGAAACATTAAGATTTGGTTTCAAAATCGCCGTATGAAGGAGAAAAAGGACCGAGCAGAGAGCCAAAGCCCTTCCAGTGATAGTACTGATAATATCGAGGGCCCAATACTGCACTATCCGGTCGTGGCCCCAAGTTACCCAGAAGCAACTATGCCGACGACACCAAATTTAGTGCCACAACAACCTCAATACTCCCTGTTTGGTACTCAAGCCATTATTCCTCCGGGCAATATACCGGCACAACCTTACCAAGAAGAAGTGCAAGCTCCTCCGCAAGTAGAAGCACGATGTCTACTGGTATCACAGGAGCTGCCAGCTCCAATTGTACCCAATGAGATGAATAACTTTTCCTGGCCTGATGAGACTGAAGATCAACTGTTAACGtcattgtaatgttatttaatttagttaataataaatgtgcTATTATAAAAGCTAATTCACATCTATATTTATTAATCCACCAACcctagtaatattatacatgcAAAAGTTTGCACAGTTGTTACTGCTTCACGCAAAAACTGCagaagggatcaggatgaaatttggaactggggTATATGATGGTTGGGAATGGGAAGAACatgtaggctactttttatccaccgggaacgcgggtgaaggcgctgacagaagctagttttacgTATAAATATGATTACAGTCCTTCACTATGAGAAGTAACCTTTAAACAAACCTCATATAGTAAACCACATTCTtcgaataaataatgaatataaaattataataaaatacacaaaagctTGAATAGGTATACGAATGACATCGATTTTAGTATTACTCAACATACAAGACACATAGCATTATAGGTACTCTCAGTAATATTGAAATCTCAGgagcaataataaaaatgtgcattacaataaatataatattatcaactCAGGCATTGAATCCCGAATTGAAGCAACAAAAATACCATAAACATGTAGTAAACAAAGtgattagtaaattatattaaaattcacaaCTTTTCAAATATTACTTAGACATATTGTGGAAGTGCACACATGTACCTATCATATAAAAATCTgagattatgattattttatatttagagaaTATGTCTCCAGATTGGTATTTTTGCACCTTGACATGTTTATACAAATTGGAGGACTTTAAACATGCATTGAGTTCGTCAGTTGTCGTTGATCGTGGAATCACTGGCAATGTTTGACGAAAATCTCCTGCTAATAAAATCATCGCACCACTAAATGGGTTGTGATTGCTCCTTAGATCTTGTAAGGTTCTATCTAAAGCCTCcaaagatattaatttatgttacacCATAGACTTAcgatgaaagaaaaatagtaataaagaagaaatacgttgtgtttcattgtgtgagtgaggctaccggaggcccaataaccctcttacccaatccccgattccccaacaaccattaaattcctgaccccaaaagaccagcaacgtaCTTgaaatgcctctggtgtttcgggtgttcatgggcggcggcgattgcttgctatcaggtgatccgtctgctcgtttaccggcttataccataaaaaaacgtaaGCAGATTTTGACAATAGAAATATCCCCTTTCTCTGCTTGCTTCTTAATTGACAAGTCACATCAAGTGTGCGTGATAAAATATACAGAGTAATCCTAACACTAGTCacacaaaatcatccaatgatttctcccgccttgggcgagacgagataGGTATTCAGTATTTACTGGCATCAACAATCAAGCTCGTCACCGTggtctataattattatatccgTTCAAAGTCTTAGTCTCTAGTTATGCAGGCCGATACTAGATGGCGTCTTTCTCAATTTACAAGACAGTTTGGATTAACAGTATGTTGGGTTACGGAactgattaaaattttaaggttttttttaaatgttttttttttattgatgtactCATGCAAATGGATTATTCTCTAGTTCACCTGAAAACTTCATTTACTATTTTAGGTAATCGTATAGGTCGGATTGAGCATctagtaatttttatattttgaattatattatGTCACCAATCATTTTCAAAATAGAATGAAATTATTGGAactcattaaaatactttatattactAATTACGAAACAACCACAAAGACAATAGATaagaataaaatctattttatttcggACGCGGATTTGCTAATCACTTATCATACCGTACAACCCGTTCCATAATTACACTATCATTAAGGGTTGCAAATATAAGTAGAACACTTTCTCTAGTGTCGTCATAGCAAACTGCGCCCTCACGTAGTACGTTACTCTCCTCCAGTGTATTTCCTTCCCAGTCAATCTTTATCAAAAGATGAACCCACCGAATGGAACTCCAGCGTTTCATAATGGTTTCGCTGCAACGGCGTCGACAGATCCAAcggtaatataatatacttttttttaatttaatttgcccttatttatttcatactatTTCTGATAATAAGACAAATCGTATCAAAAGCATGTTAACGACATGGCATTTATGATCCTCTAGTTGATTTCTTAGTTTCCCCAAAGCACCTGCTTCTGGAGTCATGTGTATTTTTCATtgacttacatattttttcta is part of the Spodoptera frugiperda isolate SF20-4 chromosome 30, AGI-APGP_CSIRO_Sfru_2.0, whole genome shotgun sequence genome and encodes:
- the LOC118270122 gene encoding homeobox protein Hox-D3a-like — protein: MNPPNKIPAFQNGFVATTLTGPTFQHWMPHQSAAVPVPVTAPNQHIWHNGQSAGWPAPAVRPQGLPAANKKPKRVRTAFTTDQLSALENEFKLAPFLNRTRRLQLADILQLNETTIKIWFQNRRMKEKKDRAESQSPSSDSTDNIEGPILHYPVVAPSYPEATMPTTPNLVPQQPQYSLFGTQAIIPPGNIPTQPYQEEVQAPPQVEARCLLVSQELPAPIVPDEMYNFLWPNETENQLLTSL
- the LOC126912815 gene encoding homeobox protein ceh-1-like, encoding MPHQSAAVSVPVTAPNQHIWHNGQSAGWPAPAVRPQGLPAANKKPKRVRTAFTTDQLSALENEFKLAPFLNRTRRLQLADMLQLNERNIKIWFQNRRMKEKKDRAESQSPSSDSTDNIEGPILHYPVVAPSYPEATMPTTPNLVPQQPQYSLFGTQAIIPPGNIPAQPYQEEVQAPPQVEARCLLVSQELPAPIVPNEMNNFSWPDETEDQLLTSL